One genomic region from Pongo abelii isolate AG06213 chromosome 4, NHGRI_mPonAbe1-v2.0_pri, whole genome shotgun sequence encodes:
- the KIF4B gene encoding chromosome-associated kinesin KIF4B isoform X2, protein MGGAYTAEQENEPTVGIIPRVIQLLFKEVDKNSDFEFTLKVSYLEIYNEEILDLLCPSREKAQINIREDPKEGIKIVGLTEKTVLVALDTVSCLEQGNNSRTVASTAMNSQSSRSHAIFTISIEQRKKSDKNSSFRSKLHLVDLAGSERQKKTKAEGDRLKEGININRGLLCLGNVISALGDDKKGSFVPYRDSKLTRLLQDSLGGNSHTLMIACVSPADSNLEETLSTLRYADRARKIKNKPIVNIDPHIAELNHLKQQVQQLQVLLLQAHGGTLPGSINAEPSENLQSLMEKNQSLVEQNEKLSRGLSEAAGQTAQMLERIILTEQVNEKLNAKLEELRQHAACKLDLQKLVETLEDQELKENVEIICNLQQLITQLSDETVACMAVAIDTAVEQEAQVETSPETSRSSDAFTTQHALHQAQMSKEVVELNNALALKEALVRKMTQNDSQLQPIQFQYQDNIKNLELEVINLQKEKEELDLELQTAKKDVNQAKLSKHRRKFLQELEGQIADLKKKLNEQSKLLKLKESTEHTVSKLNQEIWMMKNQRVQLMRQMKEDAEKFRQWKQKKDKEVIQLKERDRKRQYELLKLERNFQKQSSVLRRKTEEAAAANKRLKDALQKQREVTDKRKETQSRGMEGIAARVRNWLGNEIEVLVSTEEAKRHLNDLLEDRKILAQDVVQLKEKKESRENPPPKLWKCTFSLTEVHGQVLESEDCITKQIESLETEMELRSAQIADLQQKLLDAESEDRSKQCWENIATILEAKCALKYLIGELVSSKIHVTKLENSLRQSKASCADMQKMLFEEQNHFSEIETDLQAELVRMEQQHQEKVLYLVSQLQQSQMAEKQLQKSASEKEQQLVSTLQYQDEELEKMREVCEQNQQLLQENEIIKQKLILLQVASRQKHLPNDTLLSPDSSFEYIPPKPKPSRVKEKFLEQSMDIEDLKYCSEHSVNEHEDGDGDGDGDEGDDEEWKPTKLVKVSRKNIQGCSCKGWCGNKQCGCRKQKSDCGVDCSCDPTKCRNRQQGKDSLGTVEQTQDSEGSFKLEDPTEVTPGLSFFNPVCATPNSKILKEMCDMEQVLSKNTAPAPSPFDLPESKHGATEYQQNKPPGKKKKRALASNTSFFSGCSPIEEEAH, encoded by the coding sequence ATGGGAGGTGCATACACTGCAGAGCAGGAGAATGAACCAACAGTTGGCATTATTCCTAGGGTAATACAACTGCTCTTCAAAGAAGTTGATAAAAATAGTGACTTTGAATTTACTCTGAAAGTGTCTTACTTAGAGATTTACAATGAAGAAATTTTGGATCTTCTATGCCCATCTCGTGAGAAAGCTCAAATAAATATACGGGAGGATCCTAAGGAAGGCATAAAGATTGTGGGACTCACTGAGAAGACTGTTTTAGTCGCCTTGGATACTGTTTCCTGTTTGGAGCAGGGCAACAACTCTAGGACTGTGGCCTCCACAGCTATGAACTCCCAGTCGTCCCGATCTCATGCCATCTTTACAATCTCCAtagagcaaagaaagaaaagtgacaaGAATAGCAGCTTTCGCTCCAAGCTGCATCTTGTAGATCTCGCTGGAtcagaaagacagaagaaaaccaaggctgaAGGGGATCGTCTAAAAGAGGGTATTAATATTAACCGAGGACTCCTATGCTTGGGAAATGTAATCAGTGCTCTTGGAGATGACAAAAAGGGTAGCTTTGTGCCCTACAGAGATTCCAAATTAACTCGACTGCTGCAAGATTCTCTAGGAGGTAACAGCCACACTCTTATGATAGCCTGTGTGAGTCCTGCTGACTCCAATCTAGAAGAAACGTTAAGTACCCTTCGCTatgctgacagagcaagaaaaatcaagaacaaaCCGATTGTAAATATTGATCCCCACATAGCTGAACTTAATCATCTAAAGCAACAGGTACAACAGCTACAAGTCTTGTTGCTACAAGCCCATGGAGGTACTCTGCCTGGGTCTATAAATGCGGAACCATCAGAGAATCTACAATCCCTGATGGAGAAGAATCAGTCCCTGGTAGAGCAGAATGAAAAATTAAGTCGTGGTCTGAGCGAGGCAGCTGGTCAGACAGcccagatgttggagaggatcaTTTTGACAGAGCAAGTGAATGAAAAACTGAACGCCAAGCTAGAAGAGCTCAGGCAGCATGCGGCCTGCAAACTGGATCTTCAAAAGCTAGTGGAGACTTTGGAAGACCAGGAATTGAAAGAAAATGTAGAGATAATTTGTAACCTGCAGCAACTGATTACCCAGTTATCAGATGAAACTGTTGCTTGCATGGCTGTAGCCATTGATACTGCAGTGGAACAAGAAGCTCAAGTGGAAACCAGTCCAGAGACAAGCAGATCTTCTGACGCTTTTACCACTCAGCATGCTCTCCATCAAGCTCAGATGTCTAAGGAGGTGGTTGAGTTGAATAATGCCCTGGCACTGAAAGAGGCCCTAGTTAGGAAGATGACTCAGAATGACAGCCAACTACAGCCCATTCAGTTTCAATACCAGGATAACATAAAAAATCTAGAATTAGAAGTCATCAATctgcaaaaggaaaaagaagaattggATCTTGAACTTCAGACAGCAAAGAAGGATGTCAACCAAGCCAAGCTAAGTAAGCACCGCCGCAAATTTCTCCAGGAGCTGGAGGGTCAAATAGCTGATCTGAAGAAGAAACTGAATGAGCAGTCCAAACTTCTGAAACTAAAGGAATCCACAGAGCATACTGTCTCCAAGCTGAACCAAGAGATATGGATGATGAAAAACCAGCGGGTACAGTTAATGCGTCAAATGAAAGAGGATGCTGAGAAGTTTAGACAGTGGAAgcagaaaaaagataaagaagtaaTACAGTTAAAAGAACGAGACCGTAAGAGGCAATATGAGCTGCTCAAACTTGAAAGAAACTTCCAGAAACAATCCAGTGTGCTCAGACGTAAAACGGAAGAGGCAGCAGCTGCCAACAAGCGTCTCAAGGATGCTCTCCAGAAACAACGAGAGGTCACAGATAAGCGGAAAGAGACTCAGAgccgtggaatggaaggcattgcAGCTCGAGTGAGGAATTGGCTTGGAAATGAAATTGAGGTTCTGGTCAGTACTGAGGAAGCCAAACGCCATCTGAATGACCTCCTTGAAGACAGAAAGATCCTGGCTCAGGATGTGGttcaactcaaagaaaaaaaggaatctcGGGAGAATCCACCTCCTAAACTCTGGAAGTGTACATTCTCCCTTACTGAGGTGCATGGTCAAGTTTTGGAGTCAGAAGATTGTATTACAAAACAGATTGAAAGCCTAGAGACTGAAATGGAACTCAGGAGTGCTCAGATTGCTGACCTACAGCAGAAGCTCCTGGATGCAGAAAGTGAAGACAGGTCAAAACAATGCTGGGAGAATATTGCCACCATTCTGGAAGCCAAGTGTGCCCTGAAATATTTGATTGGAGAGCTGGTCTCCTCCAAAATACATGTCACCAAACTTGAAAACAGCCTGAGACAGAGCAAGGCCAGCTGTGCTGACATGCAGAAGATGCTATTTGAGGaacaaaatcatttttctgagatagagaCAGATTTACAAGCTGAGCTGGTCAGAATGGAGCAACAGCACCAAGAGAAGGTGCTGTACCTTGTCAGCCAGCTGCAGCAAAGCCAAATGGCAGAGAAGCAGTTACAGAAATCAGCCAGTGAAAAGGAACAGCAGCTGGTGAGCACACTGCAGTATCAGGATGAAGAACTTGAGAAGATGCGAGAAGTGTGTGAGCAAAATCAGCAGCTTCTCCAAGAGAATGAAATCATCAAGCAGAAACTGATCCTCCTCCAGGTAGCCAGCAGACAGAAACATCTTCCTAATGATACCCTTCTATCTCCAGACTCTTCTTTTGAATATATCCCACCTAAGCCAAAACCTTCTCGTGTTAAAGAAAAGTTTCTGGAGCAAAGCATGGACATCGAGGATCTAAAATATTGTTCAGAGCATTCTGTGAATGAGCAtgaagatggtgatggtgatggcgaCGGTGATGAGGGGGATGATGAGGAATGGAAGCCAACAAAATTAGTCAAGGTGTCCAGGAAGAATATCCAAGGGTGTTCCTGCAAGGGCTGGTGTGGGAACAAGCAGTGTGGGTGCAGGAAGCAAAAGTCAGACTGTGGTGTGGACTGTAGCTGTGACCCCACAAAGTGTCGGAACCGCCAGCAAGGCAAGGATAGCTTGGGCACTGTTGAACAGACCCAGGATTCCGAAGGCTCCTTCAAACTGGAGGATCCTACCGAGGTGACCCCAGGATTGAGCTTCTTTAACCCTGTTTGTGCCACCCCCAATAGCAAGATCCTGAAAGAGATGTGTGACATGGAGCAGGTGCTGTCAAAGAACACTGCTCCAGCTCCCTCCCCTTTTGACCTCCCAGAGTCGAAACATGGAGCAACAGAATACCAACAAAATAAGCctccagggaagaaaaagaaacgaGCTCTGGCCAGCAACACCAGCTTCTTCTCTGGCTGCTCCCCTATCGAAGAAGAGGCCCACTGA
- the KIF4B gene encoding chromosome-associated kinesin KIF4B isoform X1, producing the protein MKEEVKGIPVRVALRCRPLVPKEISEGCQICLSFVPGEPQVVVGTDKSFTYDFVFDPSTEQEEVFSTAVVPLIKGIFKGYNATVLAYGQTGSGKTYSMGGAYTAEQENEPTVGIIPRVIQLLFKEVDKNSDFEFTLKVSYLEIYNEEILDLLCPSREKAQINIREDPKEGIKIVGLTEKTVLVALDTVSCLEQGNNSRTVASTAMNSQSSRSHAIFTISIEQRKKSDKNSSFRSKLHLVDLAGSERQKKTKAEGDRLKEGININRGLLCLGNVISALGDDKKGSFVPYRDSKLTRLLQDSLGGNSHTLMIACVSPADSNLEETLSTLRYADRARKIKNKPIVNIDPHIAELNHLKQQVQQLQVLLLQAHGGTLPGSINAEPSENLQSLMEKNQSLVEQNEKLSRGLSEAAGQTAQMLERIILTEQVNEKLNAKLEELRQHAACKLDLQKLVETLEDQELKENVEIICNLQQLITQLSDETVACMAVAIDTAVEQEAQVETSPETSRSSDAFTTQHALHQAQMSKEVVELNNALALKEALVRKMTQNDSQLQPIQFQYQDNIKNLELEVINLQKEKEELDLELQTAKKDVNQAKLSKHRRKFLQELEGQIADLKKKLNEQSKLLKLKESTEHTVSKLNQEIWMMKNQRVQLMRQMKEDAEKFRQWKQKKDKEVIQLKERDRKRQYELLKLERNFQKQSSVLRRKTEEAAAANKRLKDALQKQREVTDKRKETQSRGMEGIAARVRNWLGNEIEVLVSTEEAKRHLNDLLEDRKILAQDVVQLKEKKESRENPPPKLWKCTFSLTEVHGQVLESEDCITKQIESLETEMELRSAQIADLQQKLLDAESEDRSKQCWENIATILEAKCALKYLIGELVSSKIHVTKLENSLRQSKASCADMQKMLFEEQNHFSEIETDLQAELVRMEQQHQEKVLYLVSQLQQSQMAEKQLQKSASEKEQQLVSTLQYQDEELEKMREVCEQNQQLLQENEIIKQKLILLQVASRQKHLPNDTLLSPDSSFEYIPPKPKPSRVKEKFLEQSMDIEDLKYCSEHSVNEHEDGDGDGDGDEGDDEEWKPTKLVKVSRKNIQGCSCKGWCGNKQCGCRKQKSDCGVDCSCDPTKCRNRQQGKDSLGTVEQTQDSEGSFKLEDPTEVTPGLSFFNPVCATPNSKILKEMCDMEQVLSKNTAPAPSPFDLPESKHGATEYQQNKPPGKKKKRALASNTSFFSGCSPIEEEAH; encoded by the coding sequence ATGAAGGAAGAGGTGAAGGGAATTCCTGTAAGAGTGGCACTGCGTTGTCGCCCTCTGGTCCCCAAAGAGATTAGTGAGGGCTGCCAGATATGCCTTTCCTTCGTGCCCGGGGAGCCTCAGGTGGTGGTTGGTACTGATAAATCCTTCACCTACGATTTTGTGTTTGACCCCTCTACTGAACAGGAAGAAGTCTTCAGTACAGCAGTGGTGCCGCTCATAAAAGGCATATTTAAAGGATATAATGCAACGGTCCTGGCCTATGGGCAGACTGGCTCTGGAAAAACCTATTCAATGGGAGGTGCATACACTGCAGAGCAGGAGAATGAACCAACAGTTGGCATTATTCCTAGGGTAATACAACTGCTCTTCAAAGAAGTTGATAAAAATAGTGACTTTGAATTTACTCTGAAAGTGTCTTACTTAGAGATTTACAATGAAGAAATTTTGGATCTTCTATGCCCATCTCGTGAGAAAGCTCAAATAAATATACGGGAGGATCCTAAGGAAGGCATAAAGATTGTGGGACTCACTGAGAAGACTGTTTTAGTCGCCTTGGATACTGTTTCCTGTTTGGAGCAGGGCAACAACTCTAGGACTGTGGCCTCCACAGCTATGAACTCCCAGTCGTCCCGATCTCATGCCATCTTTACAATCTCCAtagagcaaagaaagaaaagtgacaaGAATAGCAGCTTTCGCTCCAAGCTGCATCTTGTAGATCTCGCTGGAtcagaaagacagaagaaaaccaaggctgaAGGGGATCGTCTAAAAGAGGGTATTAATATTAACCGAGGACTCCTATGCTTGGGAAATGTAATCAGTGCTCTTGGAGATGACAAAAAGGGTAGCTTTGTGCCCTACAGAGATTCCAAATTAACTCGACTGCTGCAAGATTCTCTAGGAGGTAACAGCCACACTCTTATGATAGCCTGTGTGAGTCCTGCTGACTCCAATCTAGAAGAAACGTTAAGTACCCTTCGCTatgctgacagagcaagaaaaatcaagaacaaaCCGATTGTAAATATTGATCCCCACATAGCTGAACTTAATCATCTAAAGCAACAGGTACAACAGCTACAAGTCTTGTTGCTACAAGCCCATGGAGGTACTCTGCCTGGGTCTATAAATGCGGAACCATCAGAGAATCTACAATCCCTGATGGAGAAGAATCAGTCCCTGGTAGAGCAGAATGAAAAATTAAGTCGTGGTCTGAGCGAGGCAGCTGGTCAGACAGcccagatgttggagaggatcaTTTTGACAGAGCAAGTGAATGAAAAACTGAACGCCAAGCTAGAAGAGCTCAGGCAGCATGCGGCCTGCAAACTGGATCTTCAAAAGCTAGTGGAGACTTTGGAAGACCAGGAATTGAAAGAAAATGTAGAGATAATTTGTAACCTGCAGCAACTGATTACCCAGTTATCAGATGAAACTGTTGCTTGCATGGCTGTAGCCATTGATACTGCAGTGGAACAAGAAGCTCAAGTGGAAACCAGTCCAGAGACAAGCAGATCTTCTGACGCTTTTACCACTCAGCATGCTCTCCATCAAGCTCAGATGTCTAAGGAGGTGGTTGAGTTGAATAATGCCCTGGCACTGAAAGAGGCCCTAGTTAGGAAGATGACTCAGAATGACAGCCAACTACAGCCCATTCAGTTTCAATACCAGGATAACATAAAAAATCTAGAATTAGAAGTCATCAATctgcaaaaggaaaaagaagaattggATCTTGAACTTCAGACAGCAAAGAAGGATGTCAACCAAGCCAAGCTAAGTAAGCACCGCCGCAAATTTCTCCAGGAGCTGGAGGGTCAAATAGCTGATCTGAAGAAGAAACTGAATGAGCAGTCCAAACTTCTGAAACTAAAGGAATCCACAGAGCATACTGTCTCCAAGCTGAACCAAGAGATATGGATGATGAAAAACCAGCGGGTACAGTTAATGCGTCAAATGAAAGAGGATGCTGAGAAGTTTAGACAGTGGAAgcagaaaaaagataaagaagtaaTACAGTTAAAAGAACGAGACCGTAAGAGGCAATATGAGCTGCTCAAACTTGAAAGAAACTTCCAGAAACAATCCAGTGTGCTCAGACGTAAAACGGAAGAGGCAGCAGCTGCCAACAAGCGTCTCAAGGATGCTCTCCAGAAACAACGAGAGGTCACAGATAAGCGGAAAGAGACTCAGAgccgtggaatggaaggcattgcAGCTCGAGTGAGGAATTGGCTTGGAAATGAAATTGAGGTTCTGGTCAGTACTGAGGAAGCCAAACGCCATCTGAATGACCTCCTTGAAGACAGAAAGATCCTGGCTCAGGATGTGGttcaactcaaagaaaaaaaggaatctcGGGAGAATCCACCTCCTAAACTCTGGAAGTGTACATTCTCCCTTACTGAGGTGCATGGTCAAGTTTTGGAGTCAGAAGATTGTATTACAAAACAGATTGAAAGCCTAGAGACTGAAATGGAACTCAGGAGTGCTCAGATTGCTGACCTACAGCAGAAGCTCCTGGATGCAGAAAGTGAAGACAGGTCAAAACAATGCTGGGAGAATATTGCCACCATTCTGGAAGCCAAGTGTGCCCTGAAATATTTGATTGGAGAGCTGGTCTCCTCCAAAATACATGTCACCAAACTTGAAAACAGCCTGAGACAGAGCAAGGCCAGCTGTGCTGACATGCAGAAGATGCTATTTGAGGaacaaaatcatttttctgagatagagaCAGATTTACAAGCTGAGCTGGTCAGAATGGAGCAACAGCACCAAGAGAAGGTGCTGTACCTTGTCAGCCAGCTGCAGCAAAGCCAAATGGCAGAGAAGCAGTTACAGAAATCAGCCAGTGAAAAGGAACAGCAGCTGGTGAGCACACTGCAGTATCAGGATGAAGAACTTGAGAAGATGCGAGAAGTGTGTGAGCAAAATCAGCAGCTTCTCCAAGAGAATGAAATCATCAAGCAGAAACTGATCCTCCTCCAGGTAGCCAGCAGACAGAAACATCTTCCTAATGATACCCTTCTATCTCCAGACTCTTCTTTTGAATATATCCCACCTAAGCCAAAACCTTCTCGTGTTAAAGAAAAGTTTCTGGAGCAAAGCATGGACATCGAGGATCTAAAATATTGTTCAGAGCATTCTGTGAATGAGCAtgaagatggtgatggtgatggcgaCGGTGATGAGGGGGATGATGAGGAATGGAAGCCAACAAAATTAGTCAAGGTGTCCAGGAAGAATATCCAAGGGTGTTCCTGCAAGGGCTGGTGTGGGAACAAGCAGTGTGGGTGCAGGAAGCAAAAGTCAGACTGTGGTGTGGACTGTAGCTGTGACCCCACAAAGTGTCGGAACCGCCAGCAAGGCAAGGATAGCTTGGGCACTGTTGAACAGACCCAGGATTCCGAAGGCTCCTTCAAACTGGAGGATCCTACCGAGGTGACCCCAGGATTGAGCTTCTTTAACCCTGTTTGTGCCACCCCCAATAGCAAGATCCTGAAAGAGATGTGTGACATGGAGCAGGTGCTGTCAAAGAACACTGCTCCAGCTCCCTCCCCTTTTGACCTCCCAGAGTCGAAACATGGAGCAACAGAATACCAACAAAATAAGCctccagggaagaaaaagaaacgaGCTCTGGCCAGCAACACCAGCTTCTTCTCTGGCTGCTCCCCTATCGAAGAAGAGGCCCACTGA